The following proteins are co-located in the Polystyrenella longa genome:
- a CDS encoding DUF1254 domain-containing protein — protein MLAMASVYAQDDPAREEAKTKAASIPDKVQTVAGELEFFDGVPIGDTNDLVYDYLIRSRALAVYLDNVGAVSIYSVLAGMAEQGADAPNKIAIWEQMMDSRTPVITSNTSTMYAYAPTDLAKDGPTVIEIPPGMLGFLDDAWQRFVGNMGVTGPDKGKGGKYLLIPPGYEGEIPDGYFILKPPTNRNFLFLRGSVKNGLEAAVANFKSGLKVYPLKDAENPEPTELINMSGRSFSTIFPSNLDYFKVLNNIVQNEPIEAVSPEVRGYMAAIGIVKGKPFNPDEKMKKLLTEAATLGNAAGRSITYDPRIDGVKIYPDSKSQWVTAYANRNTSFEADGTMNLDARVLFYYNAGGVTPAMATTHVGAGSDYALAFLDQNDQPFDGSKTYKLHLPPNVPVNNFWAVTLYDTQTRCQLQTGQLFPTVGSLTEGMKKNEDGSYDVYFAPKAPSGKEGNWLQTIPGKSWFSILRMYGPLEPWINKTWRPGEIELVE, from the coding sequence ATGCTCGCGATGGCGAGCGTCTACGCACAGGACGACCCAGCCCGGGAAGAAGCGAAAACGAAAGCAGCGTCGATCCCGGATAAAGTCCAGACGGTTGCTGGAGAACTGGAATTCTTCGATGGCGTGCCGATCGGCGACACGAACGATCTCGTCTATGATTACCTGATTCGTTCGCGTGCGCTCGCAGTCTACCTCGATAACGTCGGTGCGGTTTCCATCTACAGCGTACTCGCGGGCATGGCGGAACAAGGTGCCGATGCACCAAACAAGATTGCCATCTGGGAACAGATGATGGATTCCCGGACGCCAGTTATCACTTCGAATACCTCCACAATGTATGCCTACGCTCCCACGGATCTGGCTAAGGATGGCCCGACAGTCATCGAGATCCCACCCGGCATGCTCGGCTTTCTCGACGACGCCTGGCAACGATTTGTCGGCAACATGGGTGTCACCGGTCCGGACAAGGGCAAGGGAGGTAAATATCTCCTGATTCCTCCTGGCTACGAAGGCGAAATCCCGGATGGGTATTTCATCCTGAAGCCGCCTACCAACCGTAACTTCCTTTTCCTTCGCGGGTCCGTCAAGAATGGCCTGGAGGCCGCCGTTGCAAACTTCAAATCTGGATTGAAAGTCTATCCACTGAAGGATGCTGAAAACCCAGAGCCGACCGAGCTCATTAACATGTCCGGCAGATCGTTCAGCACGATCTTCCCGAGCAACTTGGACTACTTCAAGGTCTTGAATAACATCGTCCAAAACGAACCGATTGAGGCGGTCAGCCCGGAAGTTCGTGGTTACATGGCGGCCATCGGCATCGTGAAAGGAAAGCCCTTCAATCCTGATGAGAAGATGAAAAAGCTGTTAACCGAAGCCGCGACGCTCGGGAATGCAGCAGGCCGTTCCATCACTTACGATCCACGCATCGATGGTGTGAAGATCTATCCCGATTCGAAGAGCCAGTGGGTGACGGCCTATGCAAACCGAAATACGTCCTTCGAAGCAGACGGAACCATGAATCTTGATGCTCGTGTGCTGTTTTACTACAACGCCGGCGGTGTAACCCCCGCGATGGCGACGACTCATGTCGGAGCTGGCTCCGATTATGCATTGGCCTTCCTGGATCAAAACGATCAACCCTTCGACGGCTCAAAGACCTATAAGCTGCATTTGCCTCCGAATGTTCCGGTCAACAACTTCTGGGCAGTCACTCTCTATGACACTCAGACTCGCTGCCAACTCCAGACCGGCCAGCTTTTCCCAACGGTCGGTAGCCTGACAGAAGGGATGAAGAAGAACGAAGACGGCTCCTATGATGTCTACTTCGCGCCGAAAGCCCCCAGTGGGAAAGAGGGCAATTGGCTGCAGACCATACCGGGAAAAAGCTGGTTTTCTATCTTGAGGATGTATGGGCCTCTGGAACCATGGATCAACAAGACTTGGCGACCCGGTGAGATTGAATTGGTAGAGTAA
- a CDS encoding helix-turn-helix domain-containing protein gives MNASPDILNRFGNRVRKLRKAQGYSQESFAAECGLDRTYMGGIERGERNLALRNLERIAQALKISLSELLKGL, from the coding sequence ATGAACGCCAGCCCCGACATCCTGAACCGCTTCGGCAACCGGGTGAGAAAACTGAGAAAAGCTCAGGGATACTCACAGGAAAGCTTTGCTGCGGAATGCGGTCTCGACCGGACGTATATGGGAGGTATTGAGCGGGGAGAACGGAACCTCGCTCTGCGGAATCTGGAACGGATCGCCCAGGCACTTAAAATCAGCCTGTCTGAACTTCTGAAAGGGCTCTGA
- a CDS encoding tyrosine-type recombinase/integrase, giving the protein MPRFFFWDSPTPVTPTLFYLIRQRTNSLRWINFETSFESSVIEMQQDIRKVYLEKRPSKSPNWYIRFWIRCNGGNGWKEIRESTRTSVKKKAEQIRRNKEQELAASTLTDGMISWDDFIQQFLSSQRSRKPKTTVDCYAFSLKTFTGLMNPALLSGITRAVLDRFVTMRIEKVAKATVNKDLRHLKVALKWAEQQEHISKAPSFSGIFIKEDRKQPTFIPESDFIMIIQVLENPELKLQVTTPEWWRAWLYVAYYGGLRRGELFGLVWEDIDFDFLEIRVKAPTSKSRKERVIPIQPGIADILNGWKTIADPPRSKTPVFPWDYDNYRNLYHDWHHLMDVAEFEKEDRYTLKDFRSSCASALIAAQTPTAVVQRILGHESMSTTANYYINAQPALRQAVQNRPIRIE; this is encoded by the coding sequence GTGCCCCGTTTTTTCTTCTGGGATTCTCCCACCCCTGTCACACCGACTCTGTTTTATCTGATCCGGCAGCGGACGAATTCGCTCCGTTGGATTAACTTCGAAACATCTTTTGAGTCGAGTGTAATTGAAATGCAACAAGACATCCGCAAGGTCTACTTGGAAAAACGTCCGAGTAAATCCCCCAACTGGTACATTCGCTTCTGGATCCGTTGTAATGGCGGAAATGGCTGGAAAGAGATTCGGGAATCAACCCGAACGAGCGTAAAGAAAAAGGCGGAGCAGATTCGACGGAACAAAGAACAGGAGCTTGCGGCGTCCACTTTGACGGATGGAATGATTTCCTGGGACGATTTCATCCAACAGTTCCTAAGCAGCCAGCGGAGTCGCAAACCGAAAACGACGGTGGATTGTTACGCGTTCAGCCTGAAGACGTTTACAGGACTGATGAACCCCGCGCTATTATCAGGCATTACCCGGGCGGTTTTGGATCGCTTTGTGACGATGCGTATTGAGAAGGTTGCCAAGGCTACGGTCAATAAAGACCTGCGGCATCTCAAAGTCGCTCTCAAATGGGCCGAACAACAGGAGCACATTTCTAAGGCTCCCAGCTTCTCGGGAATCTTCATCAAAGAAGATCGAAAGCAGCCGACATTCATCCCTGAATCTGACTTCATCATGATAATTCAGGTATTGGAGAATCCGGAACTGAAACTACAGGTTACGACTCCCGAATGGTGGCGGGCCTGGCTGTACGTGGCCTACTACGGAGGGCTTCGACGGGGGGAGCTTTTTGGCTTGGTTTGGGAGGATATCGATTTCGACTTCCTCGAAATCCGTGTTAAAGCACCGACCTCCAAGAGTCGGAAGGAGCGAGTTATTCCCATTCAGCCGGGGATTGCGGATATCTTGAACGGATGGAAGACTATCGCAGATCCTCCACGTTCTAAGACCCCCGTTTTTCCATGGGACTACGATAATTACCGCAATCTTTACCACGACTGGCACCATCTGATGGACGTGGCAGAGTTCGAGAAGGAAGACCGATACACACTTAAAGATTTCAGGTCCTCCTGTGCGTCCGCTTTGATTGCTGCCCAGACTCCTACGGCAGTCGTTCAGAGAATCCTTGGGCACGAGTCGATGTCAACGACGGCGAATTACTATATCAACGCGCAGCCAGCACTGCGGCAAGCTGTTCAGAATCGACCGATACGGATTGAGTAA